The Geothrix sp. genome has a window encoding:
- a CDS encoding helix-turn-helix domain-containing protein, which yields MHAAIPPYTLRVAQAVQYSGVDRTSLYLAMKDKKLAYLKRGKVRLIRVSDLQRWLDSLETSEGEGK from the coding sequence ATGCATGCAGCGATACCACCATATACACTGCGCGTCGCGCAGGCTGTTCAGTACAGCGGGGTAGATCGGACTTCCCTCTACCTAGCCATGAAAGATAAAAAGCTGGCCTACCTGAAACGGGGGAAAGTCCGGTTGATCAGAGTCTCGGACTTGCAGAGATGGCTCGACTCTCTTGAGACCTCTGAGGGAGAGGGGAAGTGA